A single genomic interval of Bacteroidota bacterium harbors:
- a CDS encoding DNA adenine methylase, translating to MIKSPLRYPGGKSRAVKIILPIIPEFDEFREPFLGGGSVFVSLKQKYPHKTFWINDLYPNLFHFWKQTQQNCDKLIEQVSSWRREFKNGKELHKYLLKNIESFDELKKASAFFVLNRITFSGTSESGGFSKAAYEKRFTISSIDRVKLLSYILNNTNITNYDYQDVIEKEGGNVFIFLDPPYFSATKSALYGKNGNMHKSFDHKRFANVLKNINHKWLITYDDSEYIRDLFSFANINEWNLTYGMRNVSKNSNQNGKELFISNYKLLEKEKKIERTLFDEMEEILPRTKAIPIVGFSNK from the coding sequence ATGATAAAAAGTCCTTTAAGATACCCTGGTGGGAAAAGTAGAGCAGTGAAAATTATTTTACCTATTATTCCTGAATTTGATGAATTTAGAGAGCCTTTTCTTGGTGGCGGTTCTGTCTTTGTTTCTTTAAAACAAAAATATCCACATAAAACATTCTGGATTAATGATTTATACCCTAACCTATTTCATTTTTGGAAACAAACACAGCAAAATTGCGATAAGTTAATAGAACAAGTTTCTAGTTGGAGAAGGGAATTTAAAAATGGAAAAGAATTACATAAATATTTATTGAAAAATATTGAATCATTTGATGAATTGAAAAAAGCATCTGCGTTTTTTGTGTTAAACAGAATCACTTTTTCAGGGACAAGTGAAAGCGGTGGTTTTTCAAAAGCAGCTTATGAAAAACGATTTACAATTTCAAGTATTGACAGAGTAAAGCTTCTTTCATATATTTTAAATAATACAAATATTACTAATTATGATTACCAAGATGTAATTGAAAAAGAAGGGGGAAATGTTTTTATTTTTCTTGATCCGCCATATTTTTCTGCTACTAAATCAGCTTTATATGGTAAAAATGGTAATATGCACAAATCATTTGACCACAAAAGATTTGCTAATGTTTTAAAAAACATAAATCATAAATGGTTGATAACTTATGACGATAGTGAATACATAAGAGATTTATTTTCATTTGCAAATATTAATGAATGGAATTTGACTTATGGAATGAGAAATGTGAGTAAAAACAGCAATCAAAACGGAAAAGAATTATTTATTAGTAACTATAAATTATTAGAAAAAGAGAAAAAAATAGAAAGAACATTATTTGACGAAATGGAAGAAATACTGCCTAGAACAAAAGCTATACCTATTGTGGGCTTTAGCAATAAATAA